Proteins found in one Streptomyces sp. NBC_00461 genomic segment:
- a CDS encoding polyketide cyclase, with protein sequence MAAEQQEKAQDETVERFEVTRFIAAPATRIFGLLCDPDGHVAIDASGMLQAADGEPVRAAGDSFVVHMDREAMNDLPLGRYDVTVEITRFEQDTLIEWTPTSPMLQPAVNHHFGYRLRPTENGTTEVTTYYDWSRIHEQYRAAGIFPLLQELSLRATLGILARTVEQRV encoded by the coding sequence ATGGCAGCGGAGCAGCAGGAGAAGGCGCAGGACGAGACGGTGGAGCGGTTCGAGGTCACCCGGTTCATAGCGGCGCCCGCCACCCGGATATTCGGCCTGCTGTGCGATCCCGACGGGCATGTGGCGATCGACGCTTCCGGCATGCTCCAGGCCGCCGACGGCGAGCCCGTGCGGGCGGCCGGGGACTCGTTCGTCGTGCACATGGACCGCGAGGCGATGAACGACCTGCCGCTGGGCCGCTACGACGTCACCGTGGAGATCACCCGGTTCGAGCAGGACACGCTCATCGAGTGGACCCCGACGTCCCCCATGCTCCAGCCCGCCGTCAACCACCACTTCGGCTACCGCCTCCGCCCCACGGAGAACGGCACCACCGAGGTGACCACGTACTACGACTGGAGCCGCATCCACGAGCAGTACCGGGCTGCCGGGATCTTCCCCCTCCTCCAGGAGTTGTCCCTGCGGGCCACTCTGGGAATCCTCGCGCGGACGGTCGAGCAGCGCGTCTGA
- the ku gene encoding non-homologous end joining protein Ku, which translates to MPVPVSVQSATEDHAVRFHQYHLEDMSRVRVKKVCELEDREVTQSEIGKGYEYAKDQVVAISDADLRELPLPTAKAIEIEAFVPLDSIDLIRIAEGYYLAPAGQVAAKPYKLLVQALGRSLKVAVAKYAWSGRERLGLLRVKDDVIVLHAMRWPDEIRDPAELPPPTEVSDAEIEGALALTETLSRDDLTGPEFEDAYTGTMAKIIEAKREHRELPASPEPPEPGKVLDLMVALNESVQQAKASRGEDADVHELLKKKAAAKKATAKKQPAKKAAAKTTKKAAAKKTARRPRSA; encoded by the coding sequence ATGCCCGTGCCGGTCAGTGTCCAGAGCGCCACCGAGGACCACGCGGTCCGCTTCCACCAGTACCACCTGGAGGACATGAGCCGGGTGCGAGTGAAGAAGGTGTGCGAGCTGGAGGACCGCGAGGTCACTCAGTCGGAGATCGGCAAGGGCTACGAGTACGCCAAGGACCAGGTCGTCGCCATCAGCGACGCCGATCTGCGGGAGCTCCCGCTACCGACGGCGAAAGCCATTGAGATCGAAGCCTTCGTGCCGCTCGACAGCATCGACCTGATCCGGATCGCCGAGGGCTACTACTTGGCGCCGGCCGGGCAGGTCGCGGCGAAGCCCTACAAGCTGCTGGTGCAGGCGTTGGGCCGGTCATTGAAAGTGGCGGTGGCGAAGTACGCCTGGTCGGGGCGGGAACGGCTGGGCCTACTGCGGGTGAAGGACGACGTGATCGTGCTGCACGCGATGCGCTGGCCTGACGAGATCCGCGACCCCGCCGAGCTGCCGCCGCCGACCGAGGTGTCGGATGCAGAGATCGAGGGCGCGCTCGCGCTGACGGAGACCCTCAGCCGCGACGATCTGACAGGACCGGAGTTCGAGGACGCCTACACCGGCACCATGGCGAAGATCATCGAAGCGAAGCGGGAACACCGCGAGCTGCCCGCCTCGCCGGAGCCCCCGGAACCGGGCAAGGTGCTCGACCTCATGGTCGCCCTCAACGAGTCCGTCCAGCAGGCCAAGGCGTCCCGCGGCGAGGACGCCGACGTGCACGAACTGCTGAAGAAGAAGGCCGCTGCCAAGAAGGCCACAGCGAAGAAGCAGCCGGCCAAGAAGGCAGCGGCGAAGACCACGAAGAAGGCTGCCGCGAAGAAGACGGCGCGCAGGCCGCGCAGTGCCTAG
- a CDS encoding DUF6233 domain-containing protein, with the protein MNDPVPSRLALLRFLERVQERDLARTRRWIADEERREGERQHGIQARPPAPEWLIELGLNRHTPPVYVHAGDCWNAGKRSRAISRDQARRALADGVKACPQCQPDTALGMLD; encoded by the coding sequence GTGAACGATCCAGTCCCGTCGCGACTCGCACTGCTCCGCTTCCTGGAGCGCGTGCAGGAACGGGACCTCGCCCGCACCCGCCGCTGGATCGCCGACGAAGAGCGCCGCGAGGGCGAGCGGCAGCACGGCATCCAGGCCCGCCCTCCCGCGCCGGAGTGGCTGATCGAACTCGGACTCAACCGGCACACCCCACCCGTGTACGTGCACGCCGGGGACTGCTGGAACGCCGGCAAACGCAGCCGGGCCATCAGCCGGGACCAGGCCCGCCGGGCGCTCGCCGACGGGGTCAAGGCGTGCCCGCAGTGCCAGCCCGATACGGCCCTGGGCATGCTGGACTAG
- a CDS encoding transposase — MVCVVGNRARAAIMQSQRITGLTPGVIAEFVAEIGPLWHERHQAGLASRPRSRAVGAGAKHKLVFVDRLLATLVHLRHGATHDVLACWFGVDRSTITRAIGEVRPLLAMRGCTVAPDVRLRTLAEVVDHLAASGQSGIMDGTEIRVRRPAAGRKDREKFISGKNKQNAVKSMVVTDADGRLLFCSPAEPASCADITHARQLGLVKLLTDEPFVEILADAGYQGLGAQTGGRVVTPPHRKFKKNAPDWYEEMHERQRKAHSSRRIRVEHGIAHLKNWRVLARHHGRREHMTYIIQAVAGLLSHQQTATLATDCHV; from the coding sequence ATGGTCTGCGTGGTGGGGAACCGGGCACGTGCAGCGATCATGCAAAGCCAGCGGATCACGGGGCTAACGCCCGGAGTGATCGCCGAATTCGTCGCTGAGATCGGTCCGTTGTGGCACGAGCGGCACCAAGCTGGTCTCGCGTCGCGTCCCCGTAGCCGAGCCGTGGGCGCCGGGGCAAAACACAAACTGGTCTTCGTCGATCGGCTGTTGGCCACCCTCGTCCATCTTCGTCATGGCGCCACCCACGATGTGCTGGCCTGCTGGTTCGGTGTCGACCGCTCCACCATCACGCGCGCAATCGGTGAAGTACGGCCGCTGTTGGCGATGCGCGGCTGCACCGTCGCCCCAGACGTTCGGCTGCGCACGCTCGCCGAAGTCGTCGACCATCTCGCTGCGAGCGGGCAGAGCGGGATCATGGACGGCACCGAAATCCGAGTCCGCCGCCCGGCCGCCGGGCGCAAGGACCGGGAGAAGTTCATCTCCGGTAAGAACAAGCAGAACGCCGTCAAGTCCATGGTCGTCACAGACGCCGACGGCAGGCTGCTTTTCTGCAGCCCGGCCGAGCCAGCCAGCTGTGCCGACATCACCCATGCCCGGCAGTTAGGCCTGGTCAAGCTGCTTACAGACGAGCCCTTCGTGGAGATCCTGGCCGACGCCGGCTACCAGGGACTGGGAGCCCAGACGGGCGGACGCGTGGTCACACCACCGCACCGCAAGTTCAAGAAGAACGCCCCGGACTGGTACGAGGAAATGCATGAACGCCAACGCAAGGCCCACTCCTCCCGCCGTATCCGCGTCGAGCACGGCATCGCCCACCTCAAGAACTGGCGGGTCCTCGCCAGGCACCACGGCCGCCGCGAGCACATGACCTACATCATCCAAGCCGTCGCCGGACTGCTCTCCCACCAGCAAACCGCCACCCTGGCGACCGATTGCCACGTGTGA
- a CDS encoding MerR family transcriptional regulator: MDVTTLYSIGELSRRTGLSVRTIRFYSDSGVVAPTTRSPAGYRLYDLDALLRLELLRTLRELGMDLATIQRVLDRELSVAEVAAAHADAMDVQIRVLQLRRSVLRVVARRGSSPEETKLMHRLTQLSGEERRRLIDDFIDGTFGTVDADPAAVAMVRAATPDLPDDPSSEQVAAWVELAELVGDEDFRARMRRTARCQAAGRPLDIESDAGEELMEFTRQKVAEAMESGIDPLSDRGATIIDDLVDRFAEVLARTPDTEFRHWMAQQFNEAHDPQVDRYWRLVWIVNGWQVVPNLIPVYPWLIQALRNDRAA; the protein is encoded by the coding sequence ATGGACGTTACGACCCTCTACTCGATCGGGGAGCTTTCCCGGCGGACCGGCTTGTCTGTGAGGACCATCCGGTTCTACTCCGATTCGGGGGTGGTAGCGCCGACCACCCGTAGTCCCGCCGGTTATCGGCTCTACGACCTCGACGCACTGCTTCGTCTGGAACTCCTCCGCACACTGCGCGAGCTGGGCATGGACCTGGCCACGATTCAACGGGTACTGGACCGCGAGCTCTCGGTGGCGGAAGTCGCCGCGGCGCACGCCGACGCCATGGACGTCCAGATCCGGGTGCTGCAATTGCGTCGGAGCGTTCTGCGAGTCGTGGCCAGACGCGGGTCCAGTCCCGAGGAGACCAAGCTCATGCACAGGCTCACGCAGTTGTCCGGCGAGGAACGCCGACGTTTGATCGACGATTTCATAGATGGCACCTTCGGTACAGTGGATGCCGACCCGGCCGCGGTGGCCATGGTTCGCGCTGCCACTCCCGACCTCCCCGATGATCCGTCCAGCGAGCAGGTCGCCGCGTGGGTGGAACTCGCCGAACTGGTCGGCGACGAGGACTTCCGGGCCCGGATGCGCCGGACGGCCAGGTGCCAGGCCGCCGGGCGCCCGCTCGACATCGAGAGCGATGCCGGCGAGGAACTGATGGAGTTCACCCGTCAGAAGGTGGCCGAAGCCATGGAGTCGGGCATCGACCCGCTCAGCGACAGGGGCGCAACCATCATCGACGACCTCGTGGACCGCTTCGCCGAGGTGCTCGCGCGCACCCCTGACACGGAATTCCGGCACTGGATGGCCCAGCAGTTCAATGAGGCACACGATCCCCAGGTGGACCGATACTGGCGGCTGGTGTGGATCGTCAACGGCTGGCAGGTCGTACCGAACCTGATCCCGGTGTACCCCTGGCTCATCCAGGCCCTGCGAAATGACCGTGCCGCATAG
- a CDS encoding site-specific integrase, protein MVRKGTLAYQQLPCSADAFVWLRLYQEENRRDGVPQGKALPLWGTLRRPWRPLKYDAARAMFNRANGLLGSNWTLHDLRHTAAYRMARDPKVSLTDVQWVLAHAHLSTTQIYLQAGDDEVIETIRVHHARRSAAAQRPIVPAPGYRPESLRTLFGESR, encoded by the coding sequence GTGGTGCGGAAGGGAACCCTCGCCTATCAGCAACTTCCTTGTTCTGCCGATGCGTTCGTCTGGCTGCGCCTCTACCAGGAGGAGAACCGTCGGGACGGTGTCCCGCAAGGTAAAGCCCTGCCGTTGTGGGGGACGCTGCGACGGCCGTGGCGGCCGTTGAAGTACGACGCGGCCCGGGCGATGTTCAACCGGGCGAACGGTCTGCTCGGGTCGAACTGGACGCTGCACGACCTGCGCCACACCGCGGCCTACCGGATGGCCCGGGACCCGAAGGTGTCGCTGACGGACGTGCAATGGGTGCTCGCGCACGCGCACCTGTCCACCACGCAGATCTACCTGCAGGCGGGGGACGACGAGGTGATCGAGACCATCCGCGTCCATCACGCCCGGCGGAGCGCCGCAGCTCAGCGCCCCATCGTGCCGGCACCGGGCTACCGCCCAGAGAGCCTGCGCACCTTGTTCGGAGAGTCCCGGTGA
- a CDS encoding alpha/beta hydrolase gives MRVPARTEIIPQVAERYTIAQSPERWGICGGSSGGNWAFTAAWLRPDKFRRVIGYLSSFAQMPDGNPYPDLISRVPRKPLRIFMQGGHRDLHWNEPQWNWLAENLRVAAALAEAGYDFRLVLGDGGHSPNHGGVLLPDALRWLWRPNEGCVAAG, from the coding sequence GTGCGGGTGCCAGCCCGCACCGAGATCATCCCGCAGGTTGCGGAGCGCTATACCATCGCCCAGTCGCCCGAAAGGTGGGGCATCTGCGGCGGGAGCAGCGGCGGCAACTGGGCCTTTACCGCCGCGTGGCTGCGTCCGGACAAGTTCCGCCGCGTCATCGGATACCTGTCCAGCTTCGCGCAGATGCCGGACGGCAACCCCTACCCAGACCTCATCTCCCGCGTCCCCCGCAAGCCGCTGCGCATCTTCATGCAAGGCGGCCACCGCGACCTGCACTGGAATGAGCCACAGTGGAACTGGCTCGCCGAAAACCTGCGCGTGGCAGCCGCTCTCGCTGAAGCGGGCTACGACTTCCGCCTTGTCCTGGGAGACGGCGGACACAGCCCCAACCACGGCGGCGTCCTGCTGCCGGACGCTCTGCGCTGGCTGTGGCGGCCCAACGAGGGCTGTGTGGCGGCTGGCTGA
- a CDS encoding GNAT family N-acetyltransferase: protein MDQGFRLRDAAVKDLDILTDVHTRTRTAYYAAGGVPERELADPAARSKRHDAWARVLATSTRTTLCAEDPGGTVVGLLTAGPPHHDDLDAARKYELYQIGVLPNTWGHGVGGALHREFIARAAATGCDEGVLECWVPNTRAQRFYARHGWRPDGARRLGPMNNDYIRLRLAIDPNYQ, encoded by the coding sequence ATGGACCAGGGATTCCGCCTCCGCGATGCAGCCGTCAAAGATCTCGACATCCTGACAGATGTTCACACCCGCACCCGGACTGCGTATTACGCCGCAGGCGGCGTGCCCGAGCGGGAGCTCGCCGATCCAGCCGCGCGGTCCAAGAGGCACGATGCCTGGGCACGGGTGCTGGCCACGTCGACGAGGACCACGCTGTGCGCGGAAGACCCGGGCGGGACCGTGGTCGGGTTGCTGACCGCTGGCCCACCGCATCACGACGATCTCGACGCCGCGAGGAAATACGAGCTCTACCAGATTGGAGTTCTGCCGAACACGTGGGGACACGGGGTAGGTGGGGCTCTTCACCGCGAGTTCATTGCGCGGGCGGCGGCCACCGGGTGCGACGAGGGTGTGCTGGAGTGCTGGGTGCCGAACACTCGCGCGCAGCGCTTCTATGCCCGACACGGCTGGAGGCCGGACGGCGCGCGTCGTCTGGGGCCGATGAACAACGACTACATCAGGCTTCGGCTCGCGATCGATCCCAACTACCAATGA